From Micromonospora echinaurantiaca:
CACCTCGGCCAGCGGGGTGGGCTTCTCCGCGCCCTTGAGCCGGGTGCGCCGGGCGTGCTGGGCGAGCATCGCGCGCTCCTGCAGCACCGGGCCGGCGTAACGCAGCACCCGGTCGACCGGCACACCGGCGATCCGGGCGACGTCCTCGGCGGACTCGCCGGAGCGGATCCGGGCCTGGATGTCGCGCGGGGACAGGGACGGTGCCGGGTCGGCGGCGGCGGCCGGCGCCACCGTGAGCGGCGGCGCGCCGGGCTCGGCGTGCAGCACGCCGGCGACGCGCTCGTCGATCGGCAGGGCGAGCAGTCGCCCGACCTCGTCGGCGAGCACCAGGGCCTGGCCGTCCTCGGAGAGGGCGACGAAGCGTACTGGGCGCATTAGCGTTGCCTCCGTCCCGCTTCGCTGGCCGCACGCCACGAGTCGGCCACCCGGGCGTCTCGCACCACGGTACGCGGTTCCGTGCCGGGGTGGGGGATGCGACACCCCGCATGTCGCGGATGAGCAGGGGCGATGATCACAGTCGGTGGCCGCCACCGGGGGTGACGACCACCGACTGTGAAGGACGCGCTAGAGCCGCTCGACCACGTAGTCGATGGACGCGGTGAGCGCCTCCACGTCGGCCGGCTCCACGGCCGGGAAGAGCGCCACCCGCAGCTGGTTGCGGCCCAGCTTGCGGTAGGGCTCGGTGTCCACGATGCCGTTGGCGCGCAGCGCCTTGGCGATCGCGGTGGCGTCCACCCCGTCGGCGAAGTCGATGGTGGCGACCACGTTGGACCGCAGCGCCGGGTCGCTGACGTACGGGGTGGCCACCGCGGAACGCTCGGCCCAGCCGTAGACGATGGCGGCGCTCTCCGCGGTGCGCTTGGCCGCCCAGGCCAGCCCGCCCTGCGAGTTCATCCAGTCGGTCTGCTCGGCGGCCAGGAAGATGGTGGCCAGCGCCGGGGTGTTGTACGTCTGCTCCAGCCGCGAGTTGTCGATCGCGGTGACCAGGTCGAGGAACGCCGGGATGTAGCGGCCCGACGACTTGATCTCGGCGGCCCGCTCCAGCGCGGCCGGCGACATCAGCGCCAGCCAGAGGCCGCCGTCCGAGCCGAAGCACTTCTGCGGGGCGAAGTAGTAGACGTCGGTCTCGCCGACGTTGACCTCCAGCCCGCCGGCGCCGGAGGTGGCGTCGACCAGCAGCAGCGAGCCCTCGTCCGCCCCGGGCACCCGGGAGATCGGCACCGCGACACCGGTCGAGGTCTCGTTGTGCGGGGTGGCGTAGACGTCCACGCCGGCCTCGGCGACCAGGGTGGGCGCGCTGCCCGCGTCCGACTTGCGGATGGTCGGCTCACCGAGGAACGGCGCGTCCTTGACCGACTTAGCGAACTTGGCACCGAACTCGCCGAAGCTGGCGAACTGCGCCCGGTCGCGGATCAGGCCGAACGCCGCCACCTCCCAGAACGCGGTGGTGCCGCCGTTGCCGAGCACCACCTCGTAGCCCTCGGGCAGGGAGAAGAACTCGGCGATGCCGCGGCGCAGCCGGGCGACCTGGTCGCGGACCGTCTTCTGCCGGTGGGAGGTGCCCAGGTAGCTGGTCGCCACGTCGGCGAGGGCGGACACCGCCGCTGGACGGACCTTGGACGGCCCGCAGCCGAACCGCCCGTCGGCGGGCTTGATCTCGTCGGGAATCCGGATGGTCGGTGCGTCAGCCACGGTCTTCAAGATCCTTCCGCATGGGCCGGGGCCCGGTGAGCTGGCGGGCACGGACCGGCGGCGGCGTGTAAACACACGGCGGCCGGGATCCGAGCCTGGTCCGGCGGCACTGCCGAGCCCTCATCCTCCCATCCCCGGCGGGTCGCCGGCCGGTCGGTCCCAGCTCAGCGGCTGAGTCCTGCACCACACACCCGCGAGCTCCGGGTGCATATCCGTTGCTGCGCCGACGACCACAGCCGCACCCAGAGCGGCCGGGGCGGGCGCCGGAGCGGGCAGGACGGGCGCCGGAGCGGCGGGGGCGGGTGCCGGCGTGGCGGGAAGGGCGGCCGGGTCCGGCGGGAGACGCGCGAGGGGCCCCGCCCGGCATCGGACGGGGCCCCTGGGCGTACGCGGTCAGCCGGTCAGACGCCGTGCGGGATGGCGTCCCAGCCGTCGACCTCCTGCGGCTTGCGGCTGCCGGGCCCGACGTACCGGGCGGACGGGCGGACCAGCCGCTGGAGCTTCTTCTGCTCCAGGATG
This genomic window contains:
- the serC gene encoding phosphoserine transaminase — protein: MADAPTIRIPDEIKPADGRFGCGPSKVRPAAVSALADVATSYLGTSHRQKTVRDQVARLRRGIAEFFSLPEGYEVVLGNGGTTAFWEVAAFGLIRDRAQFASFGEFGAKFAKSVKDAPFLGEPTIRKSDAGSAPTLVAEAGVDVYATPHNETSTGVAVPISRVPGADEGSLLLVDATSGAGGLEVNVGETDVYYFAPQKCFGSDGGLWLALMSPAALERAAEIKSSGRYIPAFLDLVTAIDNSRLEQTYNTPALATIFLAAEQTDWMNSQGGLAWAAKRTAESAAIVYGWAERSAVATPYVSDPALRSNVVATIDFADGVDATAIAKALRANGIVDTEPYRKLGRNQLRVALFPAVEPADVEALTASIDYVVERL